The window tctcaatataaccaaccgaTTTCCCGAATACAttagaaactcaataagtttctttgagacttactacaacacaataccttattgataatcaattttatttctccaacatagtataattggctcttccagagctctcaattaattttatactaccatatattcatcaacatccatatggtgaatatctctcttaaagagaaagttatatcattatggtcatggtcaaaattatatgcaagatctgtTTCTTGCATTACTGTTGTACTTTAATAATcatattgccaaaatattttggcataatcacaatacgtgaccaatgaccattcatgctacaataataaaattattttcttatttcatctcaaacctccttctagaggtgagtgtgatatattcactaccactagcacgtttatattctttcaagaataaatatgtattcataaatcacatgttatCACATTCAAgccatgaatggaccataattatctatatgtgctttagaaaatctcatgtcaaatcgatgacaaacattactttcacagagtgaaggattattttgagaatccttatttttctcattaccacaatgatggCGATTAGAATTTCGTCTATTGTCatgtccacatccattgataccttcacggtaataattttatcttttttcagacttattacatattgctaccacattctcttaagagaacgagaatgaagcaaattcaatgggaggAGTTTTCACTTCCTGTGCTCATAATCATACATGGATTTGATTatggcaagacatagaaattttaccattttaggTAGTTATAATTTCTCACAAACTCTATTaaagttataatcaaaatttattatttttgcttgtatttaaaatcaaattatagaatttcaaaaatttagaagagaaaaataaggtaaaatacttaccttaaatccggAATTTATTCATGAAGAAAGTTCATGGATCAATTGACAATCATTGTGCTCAATATTATGTAGAAGTTGAGCATCATGCATGTATCCCAAAGCCTGGCGATCAAAGCAGATgcctctactcaattggttagagtcttgTGTTGTgttatgaaacaacaacattgCAGAGAAGAGTAGAGGGATAATTCTTATGGGTGAATTATAATAGAATagaactcctctatttataagaAAAAAGTGATTTTGCCACTAaataacaaaccctaaaatctaaCTAAAATATAGATATTCATAATCCTATTTataacaataatatattaatagggaataaagaaaagaagagaaaaagctGAAAAGAAACAAGCCTGTACCAGCTAAATTTAGAGAGTACGAAACTACTATGAAAGGTCGAAATGACAATCTTGTCAAAAAGCTTTaccacttttattttattttaaaaaaaaaacttttatccAAATATAAAAACATTTTCTAGAAAAGTCCAACTATTTTTCGTCACCAGGCAAATTCTCATCACATATTAAAATCAAACTAATAAAGACAAAAAACCAAAACCTCTACATAGAGAGCAGCTATATATATGTCAATGGGGTGGTAACagaattgaaagtttaagctTTGAATTGTGGGGTGTGGTGAAAAAATGGAGGGAGAAGAAGTAAAGAATGAAAACAAGACGCCATTGTTAGAAGGGTGGAAGCTTAGTGGAAGTGAACGGCGGAGCAGCCACCGGATAAGTCGCCGGAATTCTGTAACATCTCTGAGgggtgatttcttggcaagattACCTGAAAAGGTCAAGTCTTGTGTTAATGATAATGGTGATGTTGAATCTTGCTCCAATATTGACCTTTCCAAATCCTCTTGCTTAACTAAAGGTTCTCTCTTTCTCCTCCCTCAATTACACTTTTGCTTATAAAAGAAAGGGCAGCCAATGCACTAAGTTGACGCTATGCGCGGGTCCGGTAAGGGGCGGATCACAAGTTTTATTGTACTCAATCTTACATGCATTTCTGCGAGAGTTGTTTTCACGGCCTAAACCCGTGACCAGGATGTGTCAATAAGTTTACCGGTTACGTCAAGCTACCTTTACCCTTTTGCTTGTCAAGAGTCAATTTTAAAGAGAGAAAAAACGAGTCATTTTTGCTAACTTTTGGAATTAAATTGAACTAGATTATATCATCTTTAATATCAAAGTGAAAGAACACAATGTTAGTAAAAGTTTCTTAGTTTGAGTCTTTAGAAAGAAAAGTGCCAAACTTCTGTTACAGAGAGGGACTGGTTATCtgtttttttttccctttcttttttctttctttgatattttgtgtATATCAAGCAGCTAacatgtatattttttttgtctatCTGTTATGTTTATTGGAGAAGGTATGAGGAGATTGGGAATATATGTTGTGTTGAAATTGCTGCCTAAGCTACTACTTTCCTAGCACATTTCAAGTATATGGACTAGCATAAAGTATACATGTGTTCTATAGGTGAAGGAAGTAGAGAAGACCTTGTGAAATTGATCGGGTCATTTTCTGTTTTGTTTCATTTATTTTGGTTTTTTGGGTTGCAATTTTTTGTGGAATAGGCTTTTTGTCTTAATTGTTTGTGGTAATGGTTGAGCATGCATTTTCATAGTCCACATGATAATGTTTTAGCACGATTAAGGACACTAGTCGACTAGTCGTCAGTGTGGCTGAAACCTGCAATTTTGTTTACAAGTTGTTGTTGAAGGGTGGGGAAACACTATGTTATGTGGTAGAGATAATGCGATGATGAAATTTAGTGGAAGATGCTGATCCTAGgcaaaatttggtgttttgaccATGTTCCATTAGATCTTAAGGACTCTCAAAACCTGTATTGGTGTTTGGTTACATCTCTCGTCCCATTCCCTTTCCTCCTTTAGTATCAAACTTGAGTGCGTGGTTGGAAATGGAGATTATAAGTCTTGATGCTATGTAGGTATATCAAGAACAACTGCTTGATACAATTCTTTTTGTTATTCCTTGCACATTAACTTCATTAAGACTCTGAAGTGTTTGAAATGATATCAAATTGCACCCCGCCTACAATGAAGCTAGCTAGTTTCCCTTTCTTTGTTGAATTgttcattattttttaattattattattttattttttaccatAGGAGAAAAGGACTACTATGAAAAACAATTTGAGACATTGAAGTCATTTGAAGAAGTTGATTCCATTGTGGCATCTAACTGCATTGATGCTGAGGATCTTGAAGAACAAGCTCAACATGAGAGGGCGATGAAGATCTCCAATTACGCAAATGTTTTATTGCTAGCTCTTAAGGTAATAACAATTACATACTTATAGTGGCGGACCTAAGTACAATGAAGGGGGTTCAATTAAATCCCCTTCGTAAAACAATTGCTCTGTAAAAATATGATAAAgcaattttttgtatatatattagtTTTTGATTCTCCTTGACATACGGGAAGTTTTAAATTTAATGGGGCTCAAAAATTGCAATAGGTCACAAGTTCGAATCCTAGGTGGCAAGTTTTGAACCCCCTTTACCATTAAATTTAAAACTTTCCTTATGTCAAGCAGATTCGAgaacttgtatatatatatacaaaaagttTTTATCCAATATGTACAGAGCAATTTCTGAAGGGGATTCAATTGAACTTAGGTTCGCCAGTACTTGCACTCCAGAGGAAATTAGTTTGGCAAAGATGGTGATTATGCAATTTCATATAATGGCTCTGGTAACACATTTTGCTCCTTGGATATCAATGCCAGTAGTAGTGTGATGTTTTATGCATTTTTTCTGTAATGGCAGTAGTAACTATCTTGCACCTTGCAGATCTATGCCACGGTGAAGAGTGGTTCCCTGGCTATTGCTGCATCTACATTGGATTCCTTACTTGATCTCATGGCTGGTGCCATACTGTGGTTGACTCACCTATCAATGAAAAATATCAACATCTACAAATATCCTATAGGGAAGTTGCGAGTGCAGCCAGTAGGAATTATTATATTTGCTGCTGTTATGGCTACACTTGGTATGTGATCTCCTTTGACATGCTAACCATTTCATTTAGAATCCATTGAGTCGTTACATTTGTTGGGGGAGCTATGTCAAGAAAAGTATCCGTGAGAACTCTATTGATATTGTGCTTAAGTTTCGTCCATTTTAGGCTTTCAGGTGTTGATTCAGGCTGTAGGACAACTAGTTGAAAATAAATCTCCCGAAAAGATGACCTCGGATGAACTTTTCTGGTTGTATGCTATCATGATAACAGCCACAGTGGTAAAACTTACCCTTTGGCTCTACTGCAGAAGCTCAGGAAACAACATTGTACGTGCCTATGCAAAGGTGTGTTTAGTATCTGTGCTTTCTGGCTTTGACATCCTTATGGTGATTCTCTACTTGTCTAAATTGAAGATATCTTTGTCAGGATCACTATTTTGACGTGGTAACTAATGTAGTCGGATTGGTAGCAGCTGTCCTTGGTGATAAGTTCTACTGGTGGATCGATCCCGTTGGCGCCCTTATCCTTGCAATTTATACAATCTCCAACTGGTCAGGAACTGTTTTAGAGAACGCAGGTAATTCTTGTTTCTTTCAACACGGTGGTTTTCTGGCTATTCGGGACACGGATATTAGTTATTTAATGGCGAGAGtggaaacagaaaaaaaaattggTGATGAAGGCTGGCTTCTGCTGCCCTTCTCACCTGAAGGAACATCACTTCATCATAGTGAATCAGAGTCAtgaaaaattcttttctttctgTATATATCTTGTATAAGTGGTTTTTCTAAATCAAATCCATAAACTATTACTTTCAATAAAAAAGGAAATATCACCAAATGATAGTGAGTGCTGCAAAATTTTGTGCTGGCTACAAAATCCAATTGTTTGATAGCCCAATTGAGATATTGGAGCTCGAATTTATTAAAGAAGTTCGTTCTACTTTTAAAATGTTGTTATGGACCGAAGAATGTCCGATGCTAACCTGAACAAGGTTTTCTCATGTAGCGTCATTGGTGGGACAGTCAGCGCCTCCCGAGTATTTGCAAAAGTTAACATATCTTGTTATAAGACATCCCCAAGTGAAGCGCATTGATACAGTTCGGGCATACACATTTGGTGTTTTGTACTTTGTAGAGGTTGGTGTCTTGAAAATCTCTAATAGCATAATGGTTTTTCTGTCAATCATTTTAAAAGTAGTCTGCTTCTCTCAACACAGGTTGATATTGAACTTCCAGAAGATTTGCCTTTAAAAGAAGCACATACTATTGGAGAAACTCTACAAATAAAGCTCGAGAAACTCCCTGACGTTGAACGAGCATTCGTTCATCTCGATTTTGAATGCGAACACAAACCAGAGCATTCTGTCCTCAGCAGGCTACCAAACACTGAACCTTAGCATTTACAGTTATGTACAGAGAGATGTGGATATACAGAGGAGAGTTGCAATTACATTCGTTTCCGCTTCAGTTACTGTAGACACAAACATTAACTGATGGTCTTAAGTGTATATTCATATGATTCAGCACAGTTGATTCTTGAAAGAGATATAGTGAACTTGATTTTAATTTCAGAGTGAAAAGTACTTGTGTCATTTTTATAAGGTTGCAGGTTCACCCCTTTTGGAAATCTTGGAGATCCTTTTGTAATAGTATTTAGAGTTTTTATCATTTCCAAAGTAGAAATGTGGCATTAAATTATATGTCAAGATTAAAGGTCCTGAGCTTAAGATCTCTCAGTGTACTGGCACTTGTATGAACTATGTTTGCCATTGTATTCCCAGCTAATACAAATTTGAAATATAAAGCATTTTAAGATTTTCAAACAGGGCATTTCTAAGATTAACCGAAATGGGATGTTGCTGAGAATTTGGTCGGGGAATTATCACTTTTAACCCGCGCCAGAAGAAAAAGTATATagaatttgtataatttttgtatataacatacagaatatatatatatatatatatatatatatatatatatatatatatatatatatacatatatatatatacatacatatatatatatatatacatatatatatatacatacatacatacaaaaaatatacaaaattttatatatttttttctgcTATTATTTTTACTGCGGCTATATACATGGGGATTTTTCTGGGGATTATTACCtgcaagtaaaaaaaaaaatccgtATGTAAATTACCTGGGGTTTTAATCCGTATGTAAATTACTTGCGAATTTTTTCGTAGGAAATTCTAAAAATTCACATGAAAGTTTTGGTATGAAAGTTAGGAGTTTCCTTGCGGattttcatacgaaaatatctgcAAGTAAATCCCCATCAAAATTTCCAAATAAATCTATAAAACTTTtagacaaaaaattaaaattactgctatagtatttttattattaaaattatatacatatattatttttgtatttggaTATACGCTTCTCACACATATACAATACCACAACATTGTTTTTCTTATATTAGTTATtaattactattactattactatatTACTATTACTAAATATATATCCAAACATCTCCCTccaaattttcatgttttgtaaCTTTCTTAACATAAGACTAGTTTATTACATTAATACACCAAGAGGCTTTGAAGCAAATACAGTCGGACGCCTTGCCAACATGCTGAAGTTATAAACCGGATGCATTAATTAAGGATTTGATAAATCaagtaaaaaattatttttagaagtAAAAGCAAGTGAATTAAATTATAACTATATActtttagtttaataatattCTTAGTTATTTTTCAAAAGTTTCATTTATATTCCTTGAATGCCACTAATTtctttttatataaatattatattaattaaCAAGAATTCTTGTATATCGTAATTGGTAAGAATTATTTCGTTAATCCTAACAATTTATACAAGATCAAGTTAttataatatgctagaagttaaTCAAGAGATGATGTTAGAAAGTAAAATCATATGGTCACTTGAAATTAAGTTTCAATCCTAAGATTTACAAACTAATATCATTTTAACACACTACAAttaaattttatcattttaaatacATGTGAAAAAATAACATACATAAGATAAAAAGTTAATAAAAGTTAGTTAcattttttataagtataataTAATTTTTCTCTGCTTAAAAATTAAACTTAAATTATGCACTTATGCATAATTTAGTATATTTTCTGATGATATTAACTAAAATATATGAGACATGGCCGTATCTTAGTTTTGTTATATCCTTTTATATCAACCATCTTAAGATTTTAGTTCTTGATATAACTAGATTTATGCTAATGATATTGTTATTGAAGTTGTTGAAAAAGTGATGACCGACTATATTAAATTAATGACTTGTAATATTCAATCCGAACATATATATATCATTAAGTTTTATATAGAGTCAGTAATTTAACTATTTTTACCTATAAAGTCGAGAAAATATAATAGATAAAATTAACACCTAAGGATGTGTTTTCCATATCAAGTTTTTGTAGTTTTTagaagtaaaaaaatatttttaaataaaaatgataatattttcttaaaactttaaataatattttaaagtatttatAGAAAATCAAATTTAAATATCTTACTATAAAATCCTCAGGTAAATTTTCAAGTATTATATATTCAACTAAAGCAGCAACAATAACATTTCTATCTAAATCCTAAGaacaaatcctcaatcaaaattTCAGACAAATTTTTAGGTAAGAAAATTCTCAGCTATATCACCAAGAACAAGTTTCtagcaaataataataaaatttgcaTGTAATTTTCCAAATAAGCAAATTCcaagaattatttttaaaactaaatatacaacaacaaaatCTCTAGGTAATTTTTCAAGTAAGAAAATTCCCAAGTAAATCTTCAAGAAAATTTTTTCAGCTACATCCGCAT is drawn from Nicotiana tabacum cultivar K326 chromosome 9, ASM71507v2, whole genome shotgun sequence and contains these coding sequences:
- the LOC107802905 gene encoding metal tolerance protein 4; its protein translation is MEGEEVKNENKTPLLEGWKLSGSERRSSHRISRRNSVTSLRGDFLARLPEKVKSCVNDNGDVESCSNIDLSKSSCLTKGEKDYYEKQFETLKSFEEVDSIVASNCIDAEDLEEQAQHERAMKISNYANVLLLALKIYATVKSGSLAIAASTLDSLLDLMAGAILWLTHLSMKNINIYKYPIGKLRVQPVGIIIFAAVMATLGFQVLIQAVGQLVENKSPEKMTSDELFWLYAIMITATVVKLTLWLYCRSSGNNIVRAYAKDHYFDVVTNVVGLVAAVLGDKFYWWIDPVGALILAIYTISNWSGTVLENAASLVGQSAPPEYLQKLTYLVIRHPQVKRIDTVRAYTFGVLYFVEVDIELPEDLPLKEAHTIGETLQIKLEKLPDVERAFVHLDFECEHKPEHSVLSRLPNTEP